From a single Apium graveolens cultivar Ventura chromosome 2, ASM990537v1, whole genome shotgun sequence genomic region:
- the LOC141705422 gene encoding uncharacterized protein LOC141705422 gives MKLNTFLLLGVLLSLVLLVSSDVAETTNEHENKEDEALKPDQYGGGGGYGGGGGYGGRGGFGGGPGYGSGGGGYGGGYGGRGGFGGGGGRGGFGGGGFGRRCRWGCCGGRFFGGGCRFCCRGPFEAQAYEEVDEANP, from the exons ATGAAGCTCAACACTTTTCTTCTTCTTGGAGTTCTCTTGTCTCTTGTTCTTCTCGTCTCCTCCGATGTGGCAGAGACCACAAATGAACACGAGAACAAAG AGGATGAGGCTTTGAAACCAGATCAGTATGGCGGAGGCGGGGGTTATGGAGGTGGAGGCGGTTATGGAGGTAGGGGTGGTTTTGGCGGTGGCCCGGGATACGGTAGTGGCGGCGGAGGATATGGAGGAGGCTATGGAGGCCGCGGTGGTTTTGGTGGCGGTGGAGGACGGGGTGGTTTCGGTGGTGGTGGATTCGGAAGACGTTGCAGATGGGGATGTTGCGGAGGCCGGTTCTTCGGAGGAGGCTGCAGATTCTGCTGCCGCGGTCCCTTTGAAGCACAAGCCTACGAAGAAGTTGACGAAGCCAATCCTTAA